From one Streptomyces sp. R41 genomic stretch:
- the topA gene encoding type I DNA topoisomerase, translating into MSPTSDTAHGGRRLVIVESPAKAKTIKGYLGPGYVVEASVGHIRDLPNGAAEVPEKYTGEVRRLGVDVENDFQPIYVVNADKRAQVKKLKDLLKDSDELFLATDEDREGEAIAWHLLEVLKPKVPVKRMVFHEITKEAIREAVANPRDLNQRMVDAQETRRILDRLYGYEVSPVLWKKVMPRLSAGRVQSVATRLVVERERERIAFRSAEYWDLTGTFGTGRAGDLSDPSSLVARLTTVDGKRVAQGRDFDSLGQLKSANTLHLDEANARALAAALENTNFSVRSVESKPYRRSPYAPFRTTTLQQEASRKLGFGAKATMQVAQKLYENGFITYMRTDSTTLSDTAIAAARAQVTQLYGADYLPAQPRTYAGKVKNAQEAHEAIRPSGDRFRTPAETGLTGDQFKLYELIWKRTVASQMKDAVGNSVTVKIAGTASDGRDAEFSASGKTITFHGFLKAYVEGADDPNAELDDRERRLPQVSQGDPLSADEITVDGHATKPPARYTEASLVKELEEREIGRPSTYASIIGTILDRGYVFKKGTALVPSFLSFAVVNLLEKHFGRLVDYDFTAKMEDDLDRIARGEAQAVPWLRRFYFGEGEATGAAEAGNGDGDHLGGLKELVTDLGAIDAREVSSFPVGDDIVLRVGRYGPYIERGEKDSENHQRADVPEDLAPDELTVELSEELLAKPSGDFELGADPETGRQIIARDGRYGPYVTEVLPEGTPKTGKNAVKPRTASLFKSMSLDTVTLDDALKLMSLPRVVGKDAEGVEITAQNGRYGPYLKKGTDSRSLQSEDQLFTITLEEALEIYSQPKQRGRAAAKPPLKELGEDPVSGKPVVVKDGRFGPYVTDGETNATLRSGDSVEDITPERGYELLAEKRAKSPAKKTAKKAVAKKAPAKKAPAKKTAAKKTTTSKTAAKKAPAKKAAAKKTAASEG; encoded by the coding sequence TTGTCCCCGACCAGCGACACCGCACACGGCGGCCGCCGACTCGTCATCGTCGAGTCGCCTGCCAAGGCGAAGACGATCAAGGGCTATCTCGGCCCCGGCTATGTCGTCGAAGCGAGCGTCGGGCACATCCGCGACCTCCCGAACGGCGCCGCGGAAGTGCCGGAGAAGTACACCGGCGAGGTGCGCCGCCTCGGCGTGGACGTCGAGAACGACTTCCAGCCGATCTATGTGGTCAACGCTGACAAGAGGGCCCAGGTCAAGAAGCTCAAGGACCTGCTGAAGGACTCCGACGAACTCTTCCTCGCCACCGATGAGGACCGCGAGGGCGAAGCCATCGCGTGGCACCTCCTGGAGGTCCTGAAGCCCAAGGTCCCGGTCAAGCGGATGGTCTTCCACGAGATCACCAAGGAGGCGATCCGCGAGGCCGTCGCCAACCCGCGCGACCTCAACCAGCGCATGGTCGACGCCCAGGAGACCCGCCGCATCCTCGACCGCCTCTATGGCTACGAGGTCTCGCCGGTCCTGTGGAAGAAGGTCATGCCGCGTCTGTCGGCGGGCCGTGTCCAGTCCGTGGCGACCCGCCTCGTCGTCGAGCGGGAGCGCGAGCGCATCGCCTTCCGCTCCGCCGAGTACTGGGACCTGACCGGCACCTTCGGAACCGGCCGCGCAGGCGACCTCAGCGACCCGTCCTCCCTGGTCGCGCGCCTCACCACGGTCGACGGAAAGCGCGTCGCCCAGGGCCGCGACTTCGACTCCCTCGGGCAGCTGAAGAGCGCGAACACGCTCCACCTGGACGAGGCGAACGCCCGTGCGCTCGCCGCCGCCCTGGAGAACACGAACTTCTCGGTCCGCTCGGTCGAGTCCAAGCCGTACCGCCGCTCGCCGTACGCGCCGTTCCGTACGACGACGCTCCAGCAGGAGGCCTCGCGCAAGCTCGGCTTCGGCGCGAAGGCGACCATGCAGGTGGCGCAGAAGCTGTACGAGAACGGCTTCATCACCTACATGCGTACGGACTCCACGACCCTGTCGGACACCGCGATCGCCGCGGCCCGCGCCCAGGTCACGCAGCTGTACGGCGCCGACTACCTGCCGGCACAGCCGCGGACGTACGCCGGGAAGGTCAAGAACGCGCAGGAGGCGCACGAGGCGATCCGGCCCTCGGGTGATCGTTTCCGCACCCCGGCCGAGACGGGTCTGACCGGTGACCAGTTCAAGCTGTACGAGCTGATCTGGAAGCGGACCGTCGCCTCCCAGATGAAGGACGCGGTCGGAAACTCCGTCACCGTGAAGATCGCGGGCACGGCTTCCGACGGCCGCGACGCCGAGTTCAGCGCGTCCGGCAAGACGATCACCTTCCACGGCTTCCTGAAGGCGTACGTCGAGGGCGCGGACGACCCGAACGCGGAGCTCGACGACCGTGAGCGCCGCCTCCCGCAGGTCAGCCAGGGCGACCCGTTGTCCGCCGACGAGATCACGGTCGACGGGCACGCCACCAAGCCGCCCGCCCGCTACACCGAGGCCAGCCTGGTCAAGGAGCTCGAAGAGCGCGAGATCGGCCGCCCGTCGACGTACGCGTCGATCATCGGGACCATCCTCGACCGCGGATACGTCTTCAAGAAGGGCACGGCACTCGTGCCGTCCTTCCTGTCCTTCGCCGTGGTCAACCTCCTGGAGAAGCACTTCGGGCGGCTCGTCGACTACGACTTCACGGCCAAGATGGAGGACGACCTCGACCGCATCGCACGCGGCGAGGCGCAGGCCGTGCCGTGGCTGAGGCGGTTCTACTTCGGTGAGGGCGAGGCGACCGGTGCCGCCGAGGCCGGCAACGGCGACGGGGACCACCTCGGCGGCCTCAAGGAGCTCGTCACCGACCTGGGCGCCATCGACGCCCGTGAGGTGTCGTCCTTCCCGGTCGGCGACGACATCGTGCTGCGCGTCGGGCGCTACGGCCCGTACATCGAGCGCGGCGAGAAGGACTCCGAGAACCACCAGCGCGCCGATGTGCCCGAGGACCTGGCCCCCGACGAGCTGACGGTCGAGCTCTCGGAGGAGCTGCTCGCCAAGCCGAGCGGTGACTTCGAGCTGGGCGCCGACCCGGAGACCGGCCGCCAGATCATCGCCAGGGACGGCCGCTACGGCCCGTACGTCACCGAGGTGCTCCCCGAGGGCACCCCGAAGACGGGCAAGAATGCCGTCAAGCCGCGCACGGCCTCGCTGTTCAAGTCGATGTCGCTCGACACGGTGACGCTGGACGACGCGTTGAAGCTGATGTCGCTGCCGCGCGTCGTCGGCAAGGACGCCGAGGGCGTGGAGATCACCGCGCAGAACGGGCGCTACGGGCCGTACCTGAAGAAGGGCACGGACTCGCGCTCCTTGCAGTCCGAGGACCAGCTCTTCACCATCACGCTCGAAGAGGCGCTGGAGATCTACTCGCAGCCCAAGCAGCGTGGCCGTGCGGCCGCCAAGCCGCCGCTGAAGGAGCTGGGCGAGGATCCGGTCAGCGGGAAGCCCGTCGTCGTCAAGGACGGCCGTTTCGGGCCGTACGTGACCGACGGCGAGACCAACGCGACCCTGCGGTCCGGCGACAGCGTCGAGGACATCACCCCGGAGCGCGGCTACGAGCTGCTCGCCGAGAAGCGTGCCAAGAGCCCGGCCAAGAAGACCGCGAAGAAGGCGGTCGCGAAGAAGGCACCCGCCAAGAAGGCCCCTGCCAAGAAAACGGCCGCAAAGAAGACGACGACTTCGAAGACGGCTGCCAAGAAGGCACCTGCCAAGAAGGCCGCCGCGAAGAAGACGGCGGCTTCGGAAGGCTGA
- the tmk gene encoding dTMP kinase encodes MTRAEQPTAHNPAPDDALVADSRERAVRALLRQPQLKRLWSAQLVGGVADALALLVLVVLALQAAIFEGSFGGGYRGVAFAVAAVFGARVLATLLFGAVLLGPLTSLTSPEGPLDRRWTMVAADGLRAALLIVAPLWIDWTPDDALAVLLVIAFVTGVAERFWTVCRESAAPALLPVPPLEGATVRPLPDHMDALRRLSLRTAFMAVPLAAATLVVVSLVNNLLGAGIDWFDQHQVALASYVAAGLFAASLSVLTFLELPDARTPRARSPLEGLRRPKTGTGVDKGRTGAIPLLVLACAAVAGAISAAVAVSVLHAKDLGGGPVTYGLLVLALTGGVVIGIRTAPSVLPSLSRRRLLALAIAFTGVALLAAGLVPDVTTVLLIVAFAGIGAGVAANTGHALLDQEAEEYRRARTTEHLHAVVRVSVALGALAAPLVAAAIGPHRLENGKFVFAHGGAAFTLMLVGALLLPVAALVLAKVDDRSGVPLRHDLLDALRGGDDPAQVPATNGFFIALEGGDGAGKSTQATALAEWIRAKGHEVVVTREPGATPVGKRLRSILLDVSSAGLSHRAEALLYAADRAEHVDTVVRPALERGAIVISDRYIDSSVAYQGAGRDLSPTEIARINRWATNGLVPHLTVLLDVSPEAARERFTEAPDRLESEPVEFHTRVRSGFLTLAAADPGRYLVVDAAQEPEAVTTVIRHRLDVMLPLSEAEVKAQEEARKAAEEEARRKAEEEAARKAEEERLERDRQEQLAKLRAEEEERKQRELEEAQRREAERQAEEARQRAEEARRRAEEERVRRLAEEQARAAEEERRRKQAEEEARLRAEAEARRLEKQRKAEEALLRAEEARRVATEAASAAAAASAEAAASTAVANATGAPAAPATPAAPAAAPAPDNETTVPTPVVTPSHASGGPVDETAVLRPVRAGEGPGGSRSGTGEVPAGSRSGSRSDGEETAKLPKPPVPEGAADETAVLPPVPSGAADETTVLPPVAPGAADETAVLPPVAQGAADETAVLPPVRDGRAGASTGAPTAGAPAGDPADRVPPGFFRDERAAPRPDGPGDRTRELPQVDDAGAPRRRPRSDWAEETPLDDLPTLADELLGPREDDDRDEGRGGRRP; translated from the coding sequence ATGACGCGAGCCGAGCAGCCAACGGCCCACAATCCGGCCCCCGACGACGCCCTGGTCGCAGATTCCCGCGAGCGCGCCGTCCGCGCGCTGCTGCGCCAGCCGCAGTTGAAGCGACTGTGGAGCGCACAGCTCGTAGGAGGTGTCGCCGACGCCCTGGCCCTCCTCGTGCTGGTCGTCCTGGCCCTCCAGGCGGCGATCTTCGAGGGTTCCTTCGGCGGTGGCTACCGGGGAGTGGCCTTCGCCGTGGCGGCCGTCTTCGGGGCACGCGTGCTCGCGACGCTGCTCTTCGGAGCCGTGCTCCTCGGGCCGCTCACCTCTCTGACCTCCCCGGAGGGGCCCCTCGACCGGCGCTGGACCATGGTCGCAGCCGACGGTCTGCGGGCCGCGCTCCTCATCGTCGCGCCCCTGTGGATCGACTGGACCCCGGACGACGCGCTCGCCGTCCTCCTGGTCATCGCGTTCGTGACCGGTGTCGCCGAGCGGTTCTGGACGGTGTGCCGGGAGAGCGCGGCGCCCGCCCTGCTGCCCGTGCCGCCGCTGGAGGGCGCCACGGTGCGCCCGCTGCCGGACCACATGGACGCGCTGCGGCGCCTGTCGCTTCGTACGGCCTTCATGGCGGTGCCGCTCGCGGCCGCCACGCTCGTTGTGGTGTCGCTCGTCAACAATCTGCTGGGCGCCGGGATCGACTGGTTCGACCAGCACCAGGTGGCGCTCGCTTCGTACGTCGCGGCCGGACTGTTCGCCGCCTCGCTCTCGGTGCTCACGTTCCTCGAACTGCCCGACGCACGCACCCCCCGCGCGCGGTCGCCCCTCGAGGGGCTGCGCCGTCCCAAGACGGGCACCGGCGTCGACAAGGGCCGTACCGGCGCGATTCCGCTGCTGGTCCTGGCCTGCGCGGCGGTCGCCGGGGCCATCTCGGCCGCCGTCGCCGTCTCCGTGCTGCACGCCAAGGACCTGGGCGGCGGACCGGTGACGTACGGGCTGCTGGTGCTGGCCCTGACCGGGGGTGTCGTCATCGGCATCCGTACGGCCCCTTCGGTGCTGCCGTCGCTGTCGCGGCGCAGGCTGCTCGCACTGGCGATCGCCTTCACCGGGGTCGCGCTGCTGGCCGCAGGGCTGGTCCCGGACGTCACCACCGTGCTGCTGATCGTGGCCTTCGCGGGCATCGGCGCGGGCGTCGCCGCGAACACCGGGCACGCGCTGCTCGACCAGGAGGCCGAGGAGTACCGGCGGGCGCGGACGACCGAACATCTGCACGCGGTCGTACGGGTCTCCGTGGCGCTCGGCGCGCTGGCGGCGCCCCTGGTGGCCGCCGCGATCGGTCCGCACCGCCTGGAGAACGGCAAGTTCGTGTTCGCGCACGGGGGCGCCGCCTTCACGCTCATGCTGGTGGGCGCGCTGCTGCTGCCCGTCGCCGCGCTGGTGCTCGCCAAGGTCGACGACCGCTCCGGGGTGCCACTGCGGCACGACCTGCTGGACGCGCTGCGCGGCGGCGACGACCCGGCGCAGGTGCCCGCCACGAACGGTTTCTTCATCGCCCTGGAGGGCGGCGACGGGGCCGGCAAGTCCACCCAGGCGACGGCGCTCGCCGAGTGGATCCGCGCCAAGGGCCACGAGGTCGTGGTGACCCGGGAGCCGGGCGCCACACCGGTCGGCAAGCGGCTGCGGTCGATCCTGCTGGACGTGTCCTCGGCGGGGCTTTCGCACCGCGCGGAGGCGCTGCTGTACGCCGCCGACCGCGCGGAGCACGTCGACACGGTGGTGCGGCCCGCGCTGGAGCGGGGCGCCATAGTCATCTCCGACCGGTACATCGACTCGTCCGTGGCCTACCAGGGCGCGGGACGCGACCTGTCTCCGACGGAGATCGCCCGCATCAACCGGTGGGCGACGAACGGGCTCGTACCGCATCTGACGGTTCTGCTGGACGTGTCTCCTGAGGCGGCCCGCGAGCGGTTCACGGAGGCGCCGGACCGGCTGGAGTCGGAGCCCGTCGAGTTCCACACGCGCGTGCGGTCCGGTTTCCTGACGCTCGCCGCCGCCGACCCGGGCCGGTACCTGGTCGTCGACGCGGCCCAGGAGCCCGAGGCGGTCACCACGGTCATCCGGCACCGGCTCGATGTGATGCTGCCCCTCTCCGAGGCCGAGGTGAAGGCCCAGGAGGAGGCCCGCAAGGCGGCCGAGGAGGAAGCCCGGCGCAAGGCGGAGGAAGAGGCCGCGCGCAAGGCGGAGGAGGAGCGGCTGGAGCGCGACCGTCAGGAGCAGCTCGCCAAGCTCCGTGCCGAGGAGGAGGAGCGCAAGCAGCGCGAGCTGGAGGAGGCCCAGCGGCGCGAGGCCGAGCGCCAGGCGGAGGAGGCCCGGCAGCGCGCCGAGGAGGCCCGCCGCCGTGCCGAGGAGGAGCGGGTCAGGCGTCTCGCCGAGGAGCAGGCGCGGGCCGCCGAGGAGGAGCGTCGGCGCAAGCAGGCCGAGGAGGAGGCGCGGCTGCGTGCCGAGGCCGAGGCGCGCCGCCTGGAGAAGCAGCGGAAGGCCGAGGAGGCCCTGCTGCGGGCCGAGGAGGCTCGGCGGGTGGCGACGGAGGCCGCGTCGGCGGCTGCGGCGGCTTCCGCCGAGGCCGCGGCGTCGACCGCGGTGGCGAACGCTACTGGGGCTCCGGCTGCTCCGGCCACCCCGGCTGCTCCGGCCGCCGCTCCCGCGCCGGACAACGAGACGACGGTGCCCACGCCCGTTGTGACGCCGTCGCACGCCTCGGGTGGGCCCGTGGACGAGACGGCGGTGCTGCGGCCGGTGCGGGCGGGTGAGGGCCCTGGCGGTTCTCGGTCCGGCACGGGTGAAGTGCCTGCCGGTTCTCGGTCCGGCTCCCGGTCCGACGGGGAGGAGACGGCGAAGCTGCCGAAGCCGCCTGTGCCCGAGGGCGCGGCGGACGAGACGGCAGTGCTGCCGCCGGTGCCTTCCGGTGCGGCGGACGAGACGACGGTGCTTCCGCCCGTTGCCCCGGGTGCGGCGGACGAGACCGCCGTGCTGCCGCCCGTGGCTCAGGGCGCGGCCGATGAGACGGCGGTGCTTCCTCCGGTACGGGACGGGCGCGCGGGTGCGTCCACGGGTGCTCCCACGGCCGGTGCTCCCGCCGGTGATCCGGCGGACCGGGTACCGCCCGGCTTCTTCCGGGACGAGCGGGCGGCGCCGCGGCCGGACGGTCCCGGCGACCGTACGCGCGAGCTGCCCCAGGTCGACGACGCGGGCGCCCCGCGTCGCCGTCCCCGCTCCGACTGGGCCGAGGAGACTCCGCTGGACGACCTCCCGACCCTGGCCGACGAACTGCTGGGCCCGCGCGAGGACGACGACCGGGACGAGGGACGGGGCGGCCGCCGCCCCTGA
- a CDS encoding DNA polymerase III subunit delta', with translation MPVWDDLVGQEKVSEQLAAAARDADALVTAVAADTPVPEASKMTHAWLFTGPPGSGRSTAARAFAAALQCLSPDRALGGVPGCGFCDGCHTSLIGTHADVQIVRTDLLSIGVKETRDLVRRAQMSPANGRWQVIVLEDADRLTEGAGNVLLKAVEEPAPRTVWLLCAPSIEDVLPTIRSRCRLLTLRTPPVDAVADILVRRDGIEPDVAAAAARATQGHIGRARRLATDPSARARRAAVLKLPLRVDDIGGCLKAAQELIDTAAEDAKQLAEEVDVKETEDLKAALGASQGGRMPRGTAGIMKELEDRQKRRRTRTQRDSLDLALIDLTGFYRDVLALQLGSRVAIANTEAEDILQRLARGGSPEATLRRIDAIAACREALDRNVAPLLAVEAMTMALRAG, from the coding sequence ATGCCCGTGTGGGACGACCTGGTGGGCCAGGAGAAGGTGAGCGAGCAGCTCGCCGCCGCTGCCCGGGACGCCGACGCCCTCGTCACGGCGGTCGCCGCGGACACCCCGGTCCCGGAGGCGTCCAAGATGACGCACGCATGGCTGTTCACGGGTCCGCCCGGTTCGGGCCGTTCCACGGCGGCGCGGGCGTTCGCGGCGGCGCTCCAGTGCCTGAGCCCCGACCGCGCACTGGGTGGAGTCCCCGGCTGTGGCTTCTGCGACGGCTGCCACACCAGCCTCATCGGCACTCACGCCGATGTGCAGATCGTCCGCACCGACCTCCTCTCCATCGGTGTGAAGGAGACCCGCGACCTGGTCCGCCGCGCCCAGATGTCCCCGGCGAACGGCCGCTGGCAGGTCATCGTCCTGGAGGACGCGGACCGTCTCACGGAGGGCGCGGGCAATGTCCTCCTGAAGGCCGTCGAGGAGCCCGCCCCCCGCACGGTCTGGCTCCTGTGCGCCCCGTCCATCGAGGACGTCCTGCCCACCATCCGCTCCCGCTGCCGCCTGCTCACCCTCCGCACCCCGCCGGTGGACGCCGTCGCCGACATCCTCGTACGCCGTGACGGCATCGAGCCCGACGTCGCGGCGGCCGCCGCGCGCGCGACGCAGGGACACATCGGGCGGGCCCGTCGCCTCGCCACGGACCCGAGCGCCCGGGCGCGCCGGGCCGCCGTCCTCAAGCTCCCGCTCCGGGTCGACGACATCGGCGGCTGCCTCAAGGCGGCCCAGGAGCTGATCGACACGGCCGCCGAGGACGCCAAGCAGCTCGCCGAGGAAGTCGACGTGAAGGAGACCGAGGACCTGAAGGCGGCCCTCGGCGCGTCTCAGGGCGGCCGTATGCCGCGCGGCACCGCGGGCATCATGAAGGAGCTGGAGGACCGGCAGAAGCGCCGAAGAACGCGAACGCAGCGCGACAGCCTGGACCTGGCCCTGATCGACCTCACCGGGTTCTACCGCGACGTCCTTGCCCTCCAGCTCGGCTCCCGTGTGGCCATCGCCAACACGGAGGCCGAGGACATCCTGCAGCGCCTGGCGCGCGGCGGCTCGCCGGAGGCGACTCTGCGCCGCATCGACGCGATCGCCGCGTGCCGCGAGGCCCTCGACCGCAACGTGGCCCCGCTGCTCGCGGTGGAGGCCATGACGATGGCGCTGCGGGCGGGCTGA
- a CDS encoding alpha/beta hydrolase, whose product MYIRRTLRPTRPLRVSGVLLAAAALLISACSSGSSTTSTATADAVLAALPSSTPSTLSRYYGQKLNWRTCGVPGFECATMKAPLDYAKPASGDVRLAVARKKATGPGKRLGSLLVNPGGPGGSAVGYLQQYAGVGYPAEVRARYDMVAVDPRGVARSEPVECLTGRQMDTYTQTDTTPDDKKETGQLVDAYKKFAEGCGRRSPDLLRHLSTVEAARDMDILRAVLGDQKLTYVGASYGTFLGATYAGLFPDRVGRVVLDGAMDPQLTARKLNQDQTAGFETAFQSFAKDCVRQSDCPLGGTGTSPEQVGKNLKAFFQQLDKAPIPAGDADGRKLGEALATTGVIAAMYDESAWPQLREALTAAMQEKDGAGLLALSDSYYERDADGRYANLMFANAAVNCLDLPAAFATPDQVEKALPAFEKASPVFGEGLAWASLNCAYWPVKPTGEPHRIEAKGAAPILVVGTTRDPATPYPWARSLASQLSSGTLLTYVGDGHTAYGRGSACIDSTINRYLLQGTPPTKGKRCS is encoded by the coding sequence ATGTACATCAGGCGCACCCTTCGGCCGACCAGGCCCCTCCGTGTGAGTGGCGTGCTGTTGGCCGCCGCAGCGCTGCTCATCTCGGCCTGCTCCTCCGGGAGTTCGACGACGTCGACGGCGACGGCGGACGCGGTGCTGGCCGCGCTGCCGAGCTCCACGCCCTCCACGCTGTCGCGGTACTACGGGCAGAAGCTGAACTGGCGCACCTGCGGGGTCCCCGGCTTCGAGTGCGCCACGATGAAGGCGCCGCTGGACTACGCCAAGCCGGCGTCGGGCGACGTCAGGCTGGCGGTCGCCCGCAAGAAGGCCACGGGGCCGGGCAAGCGCCTCGGTTCGCTGCTGGTCAACCCGGGAGGACCGGGCGGCTCGGCGGTCGGCTATCTCCAGCAGTACGCCGGGGTCGGCTACCCGGCGGAGGTCCGCGCCCGCTACGACATGGTGGCGGTCGACCCGCGCGGCGTGGCCCGCAGCGAGCCGGTCGAATGCCTCACAGGCCGCCAGATGGACACGTACACGCAGACGGACACGACTCCGGACGACAAGAAGGAGACGGGGCAACTGGTCGACGCGTACAAGAAGTTCGCCGAGGGCTGCGGCCGACGCTCGCCCGATCTGCTCCGGCATCTCTCCACGGTGGAGGCGGCCCGTGACATGGACATCCTGCGCGCCGTGCTGGGCGACCAGAAGCTGACGTATGTCGGGGCGTCGTACGGGACGTTCCTCGGGGCGACGTATGCCGGCCTCTTCCCGGACCGCGTGGGCCGCGTGGTCCTGGACGGCGCGATGGATCCGCAGCTCACCGCGCGCAAACTCAATCAGGACCAGACGGCGGGCTTCGAGACGGCCTTCCAGTCGTTCGCGAAGGACTGCGTGCGCCAGAGCGACTGCCCGCTGGGCGGCACGGGCACGAGCCCGGAGCAGGTGGGCAAGAACCTGAAGGCGTTCTTCCAGCAGCTCGACAAGGCGCCCATCCCGGCCGGCGACGCGGACGGCCGCAAGCTCGGCGAGGCGCTCGCGACGACGGGTGTGATCGCGGCGATGTACGACGAGTCGGCCTGGCCGCAGCTGCGTGAGGCGCTCACCGCGGCGATGCAGGAGAAGGACGGCGCGGGTCTGCTCGCCCTGTCCGACAGTTACTACGAGCGCGACGCCGACGGCAGGTACGCGAACCTGATGTTCGCCAACGCGGCGGTGAACTGCCTCGACCTCCCGGCCGCCTTCGCCACCCCCGACCAGGTGGAGAAGGCCCTCCCCGCCTTCGAGAAGGCGTCCCCCGTCTTCGGTGAGGGCCTGGCCTGGGCCTCCCTGAACTGCGCGTACTGGCCGGTGAAGCCGACGGGTGAGCCCCACCGCATCGAGGCGAAGGGCGCGGCCCCGATCCTCGTGGTCGGCACCACCCGCGACCCGGCGACCCCATACCCCTGGGCCCGGTCCCTCGCCTCCCAGCTCTCCTCCGGCACCCTCCTCACCTACGTCGGCGACGGCCACACCGCCTACGGCCGCGGCAGCGCCTGCATCGACTCCACGATCAACCGTTATCTCCTCCAGGGCACCCCTCCCACCAAGGGAAAGCGCTGCTCATAG